The following are encoded together in the Cynocephalus volans isolate mCynVol1 chromosome 4, mCynVol1.pri, whole genome shotgun sequence genome:
- the LOC134377032 gene encoding LOW QUALITY PROTEIN: olfactory receptor 8J3-like (The sequence of the model RefSeq protein was modified relative to this genomic sequence to represent the inferred CDS: inserted 1 base in 1 codon): MASGNFTQVTEFILTGVSDCPELQIPLFLVFLVIYSLTVSGNLGIITLTMVDSQLQTPMYFFLQHLAIINLGNSTVIAPKMLTNILVKKKTTSYNECATQLGAFLFFIVAEVIMLAVMAYDRYVAICNPLLYMVVVSRQSCLLLVFLTYLYGFSTAIVVSPCIFSVSYCSSNVINHFYCDIAPLLALSCSDTYIPETIVFISAATNLIFSMITVLLSYINIVLSILKIRSSEGRKKAFSTCASHMMAITVFYGTMVFMYVQPRTNRSLDTDKMASVFYTLVIPMLNPMIYSLRNKDVKAALKRFXEDSCYSFKSL; the protein is encoded by the exons ATGGCTTCTGGAAATTTCACCCAGGTCACTGAGTTTATTCTCACAGGAGTCTCAGACTGTCCAGAGCTCCAGATTCCCCTCTTCCTGGTCTTCCTGGTGATCTATAGCTTGACTGTGTCAGGGAACCTGGGAATCATCACCCTCACTATGGTTGACTCTCAACTTCAAAcccccatgtattttttccttcaacACTTGGCTATCATCAATCTTGGCAACTCTACTGTCATTGCCCCTAAAATGCTAACCAACATTTTAGTAAAGAAGAAAACCACCTCGTACAATGAATGTGCCACCCAACTGGGagctttcttgtttttcattgtaGCTGAGGTCATCATGCTTgctgtgatggcctatgaccgctatgtAGCCATTTGTAATCCCCTGCTCTACATGGTGGTGGTATCTCGGCAAAGCTGCCTTCTGCTGGTATTCCTCACATACCTCTATGGCTTTTCTACAGCTATTGTAGTTTCACCTTGTATCTTCTCTGTGTCTTATTGCTCTTCTAATGTAATCAACCATTTTTACTGTGATATAGCACCTCTGTTAGCATTGTCTTGCTCTGATACTTACATTCCAGAAACAATAGTCTTTATATCTGCAGCTACAAATTTGATTTTTTCTATGATTACAGTTCTACTGTCTTATATCAACATTGTTCTGTCCATTCTAAAGATACGTTcatcagaaggaaggaaaaaagcctTTTCCACATGTGCTTCACATATGATGGCTATCACAGTTTTTTACGGGACAATGGTATTCATGTATGTGCAGCCTCGAACTAACCGTTCATTAGATACTGATAAAATGGCTTCTGTGTTTTACACACTGGTGATCCCTATGCTGAATCCCATGATCTACAGCCTGCGCAATAAGGATGTGAAGGCCGCCTTGAAGAGAT ATGAAGATTCATGCTATTCCTTTAAATCTTTGTAG